A genomic stretch from Deltaproteobacteria bacterium includes:
- a CDS encoding VWA domain-containing protein, whose protein sequence is MMNGKSVSRTRGRVAWLAVVALAAALGCTASASATVSVKTGFFFGHDLRQAQSVVYVLDLSGSMSEASGSVVEQAGTTVAAKAVGGLIGGSVGRAAESRIEKMKKKIEKVKLHLIASLQGLPPGSTFNIIMFSDGVQKLAPGMIQANAATKTLVSAFVDRLEEGGSTNMYKALEAAVYMPTKEIILLTDGEPTSSTPEEILDLLRRKNQGRFIVSTVGVGNDHAREFLEQIAAENGGTYTAYD, encoded by the coding sequence ATGATGAACGGGAAGTCAGTCAGTCGCACGCGGGGCAGGGTCGCGTGGTTGGCAGTCGTCGCACTCGCGGCAGCGCTCGGATGCACGGCGTCGGCGTCGGCGACGGTGAGCGTGAAGACCGGATTCTTTTTCGGGCACGACCTGCGGCAGGCGCAGTCGGTCGTCTACGTGTTGGACCTGTCCGGGTCCATGTCCGAGGCGTCGGGCTCCGTCGTCGAACAGGCGGGCACGACGGTGGCGGCCAAAGCCGTCGGCGGCTTGATCGGCGGCTCGGTCGGCCGCGCGGCCGAGAGCCGCATCGAGAAGATGAAAAAGAAGATCGAAAAGGTGAAGCTGCACCTGATCGCGAGCTTGCAGGGGCTGCCGCCGGGGTCGACGTTCAACATCATCATGTTCTCGGACGGCGTTCAGAAGTTGGCGCCGGGGATGATTCAGGCCAACGCGGCGACCAAGACGCTGGTGAGCGCGTTCGTCGACCGGCTCGAGGAGGGCGGCAGCACGAACATGTACAAGGCGCTCGAGGCCGCCGTGTACATGCCGACGAAAGAGATCATCCTGCTCACCGACGGCGAGCCGACCAGCTCGACGCCGGAAGAGATCCTCGACCTCTTGCGCAGGAAGAACCAGGGCCGGTTCATCGTGTCGACGGTCGGCGTCGGCAACGACCACGCGCGGGAGTTCCTCGAGCAGATCGCCGCCGAAAACGGCGGCACGTACACCGCGTACGACTAG
- a CDS encoding TetR/AcrR family transcriptional regulator, translating to MTECRVFCEKLDTVPRIVDRARREELAARAFEVIRARGAHRTSMSDLAAALGMKRSTLYWYFRDLGQVFDAVMEAHRRRLEAFVRGRLAGRSHPIDVLLELIRAHLDFFEGRHDALIALYQLWAVADADQPGAEIARTRAFVSAVRDQLIDLVAAGVTDGRVRPCDPAQVVDMVLAYCDGSLTQRVKLGLDPHVLVDGFSRYVLEPLRARPEEPTCDTRARR from the coding sequence TTGACGGAGTGTCGGGTTTTCTGCGAAAAACTCGACACTGTGCCGAGAATTGTGGATCGGGCCCGGCGCGAGGAACTCGCTGCGCGGGCATTCGAGGTCATCCGCGCGCGCGGGGCCCACCGCACGTCGATGTCCGACCTCGCCGCGGCTCTCGGGATGAAGCGGTCGACGCTGTACTGGTACTTTCGGGACCTCGGCCAGGTGTTCGATGCGGTCATGGAGGCGCACCGCCGCCGACTCGAGGCGTTCGTCCGCGGGCGGCTCGCCGGCCGCTCGCATCCGATCGACGTCCTGCTCGAACTGATTCGAGCGCACCTCGACTTCTTCGAGGGCCGGCACGACGCGCTCATCGCCCTGTATCAGCTCTGGGCGGTGGCGGACGCGGACCAGCCCGGAGCCGAGATCGCGCGTACGCGCGCGTTCGTGTCCGCGGTGCGCGATCAACTCATCGACCTGGTCGCCGCGGGCGTCACCGACGGCCGCGTGCGGCCGTGTGACCCGGCGCAGGTGGTCGACATGGTGCTGGCCTACTGCGACGGATCTCTCACCCAGCGGGTCAAGCTCGGTCTCGACCCACACGTGCTGGTCGACGGGTTTTCCCGCTACGTGCTCGAGCCGCTTCGCGCGCGACCGGAGGAGCCGACATGCGACACACGCGCCCGGCGGTGA